ACATCTATCGGATAGCCTTGCGAATCATAGAAAATCACAAGGCAGTATATGTTTCTAACGTTATCGCGGAGTTTGTTTCGGAGTGAAATGGCATACTCACCGGACTGTAATGTTTCATATGTCCAGGTCAACTGGCCACCAATCACCCCCTCTGAGCCACGACCGCCCAAATTTGACAATATTGATCTCTGAGGCTTTGTCGGTTTTGCTTGTCCTAGTGGCTTTGCCGGGCCTACCTTTTCAAGCAATGACTTCAAATAGTTCGATGGGATTGCGAAGTTCAGGTTCTGTCCACCTTTGAAAGTTGCTACTGAAACCCCGATTACCTCGCCTTTACCGTTCAGCACCGGACCACCACTGCTACCTGGAGAGATAGGGGCTGTAATCTGCAGAAGCTTGTCAGCTCCAATTTCTCGGATACTACTGACGATGCCCTGTGAGAATGTGCCTTCCAATCCCTGAGGGTTTCCAACGGCATAGACGATTTCTCCAACCTGAACAGATTCACTATTGCCAAGGGTAACTACTCCTGCACGAGCACCAGAGATTTTGAGAACCACAAGGTCCCGTTCAGGGTCTACAGCAGTAATGCCCTCGATGTCGTATTTTGTTTTCTGACCGATTATCTTTGCGTATCCTCTTGCGGCACCTTCGACAACATGAAGGTTGCTTGCAATCTCGCCTTTACGAACGAAAAAGCCACTGCCTAGGGAGAGGGGCTGACCGTTAGAGTCTTCCATCACGAGGAGCACGGTTGAGCTGAAGGCCTTCCTTGCTATTTCCTGAGCTGTCTGCGCTAAAACTATAGAGGGTATGGCTGCCAGAAAAATAGTGCTTAAAACAAGTGTAAAGACCTTACGAATTTCGTGTGTCGTTATATTGAAAATGGTGTTAACTTGAGAATATTTTAGCATCAGCAAACCTCCTTTAAGGCGCGAAGCATAAGCTCAGCCCACTTCAAACAATCAAATACTAAGGGTTTCAAGATGGGCTTAGTATCATTCATTTGATCATCCCAAGTAGCCGCATAGAATCTTCAATAAAAGATATAATGTTCTCAGGACACGGGTTTTTTCGTATGTGTGGAGATTTCCGATTTGGTGCTATTCGTGGGCTTAATCCATTGATTTCTTTAACATGAGCAATCCAACACGTCTTTACGGTCAGGCCATACCTTCTCTTAACATCATCTTGTATTTCCTTATAGGTCGCCATTACTTTTTCCTTTTTAGCCCTACCGTTGGGTATGAGTGGTTGAGGAAAACGCCAGATTTTCTCAATCCATCTCCATGTCTTTGTTAGTTGCCACCTTGCTCGTCGCTGTGAGCTGTGGAATCAAGATTAATACCAAGTTGTCTAGCCAAGAATACCTGGTATGCATCGCTGATCTCTTCCTCTAACCGCTCCGACTGCATCACCAGCTCGATAGCTGCCAACGTTGGACTTACGTTCAGAGCATCGGTTTCCACGTCGTCCATCGAGATGCCAAGCGACCCTAAGCGGCTTGCCAAGGAAGGATGTGAGTCCGTTGGGTGACTGAGGTGCGTATCGGCAAGGCCTTTCAAGGCATCAGCCTTGGCGTGCCCTGCAATTACCTCAGCGTATGCCTTGCTTGCGTTGATGAATGCCTTACCCTGTTTGAGAGCCTCTACGGCTGCGTATTGAAGACCTTCCCAGAAACCAGAGAAGGCATGGACCTTTACGAGGGCAGAGGCAAGTGAGCGCCCATCACTTGCTGTGGCACCCTCCTTGTCGGCGGCTAGTTCTCGGTCGCGACTAATTCGACTCTCGGCAACAGAGAATGATTCAAGGAAGTAGCTGAACACAGCAATTGCCGGAAGGAGTGCAATAGCCTTCGTTCCGTCTCCGCCAGTCTCTTGGAGTTCTACGATTGCGTTCGTAGTGCCTCGGTAGATTGGAAAGAACCTCTGACTGAATTTGGTGTCAAGCCCCTTATAATGGCCGAGCTCATGACCAACTATCGCCTCAAATTCCTTCAGGTTGAGAATGCGCATGAGGGGAAGGGAGCAGTAAAGAGTCCGGCCAGTATAACTACCGCTAAGGCATGCCACTTCCGCTTCCGTTACGAAAAAGTTAGGGTCGAGCCCCAAGACGATGTTATCTGGATGAAGGGCGTTCAATCGATCAGCGATCCCTTCGACGCATCTCCAAAGACTCGGTGCTTCATTTTGTGACAGTGCCTTGCCGATTACAACGGTTTGCGCCTTGCGAACGAGCGAGAAGGCGTTACGTGCGATCGCAATGACTCCAACGAGAGCACCAAGCGCAATTGCGCCTATGATTCCAACATGGATCCGCCCGATGAGAGTGGATTCGCCGTAGTAGATCGCCCCCATGGCAACTCCTGCATGTACAACTACAAGGCCGACGAGAACGAGGCCTGTCAGGTATAGACCGGGCTTGAACAACCACAGTAGGAGGCGGCGATTGCCTCGAGCAAGAGAGCCCGCGACTCGAATGACAAGGAGAAGCAGAAGCCCTACGAGCCCTGCGCTCACCGCAGCTCCACTCATGAGATTCAGGTTGTCGTTCGTACTACATATATCACGAAATTCTGAGGGGTTATCTTCACAGAGGCGGTCAAGGGTGAGGTTTGCAACTATAACCGGGTCTGCACCTGGCAACTGCTTTAGGAAAGCTGAACGAAGCTCTGCGTTGAAGTGTTCCTGAATCCCCTCTGCGACTAAAAAACCAATCAGTGGAACTGCAAGGAGAAGGCCAAAAAGCCACATACGGCTAATCATAACGTGATCTCCTTCTTTTGCCATTGGCACCTAACGTCGGAAAAAAGCGGCGCCTCTTTTTGGCACAGGCTGAGCATTGTCCAGCAAGGTCTTGAAAATTCCGGGGACACAATGCCTATTTTTCACCTGATGTAGTACCCCGCAACTTTCCACTACCCATCACCTTCAAGCACCACGGTGACGGTCTCAATGGCTTCTTCTTTGTTCTGAAATTTTGTCTTGAAAAAAATGACCACATACTCCCCGCCTGGTGCTCCAGGCAGGTTGTTCGTATATTTTGCGTTAAGCTGGGAACGTTCCTGGAGAGGACCAAGGGACTTGCGAACTACAGCTACCCGTTGAATCCAGTCTTCTCGACTAATCCCCTTCTGGAAAATGGTGGCGGCCACTGACCAGCTATCGGCGCAGTCCCCATTGTCGACGAGATGTAGAAAGGTCGTTGCGGATTGTATGGCCTGGCGCTCTACACTGTCAGACGCGAAGGCCGGGAAAAGAGTGCCCAACAGGAAGATGGGTACGAAAAGGAAGATTGTAAAAATCGGGAATTTCAATTGCCCCCTCCCCTAATCCTTCATTGCAACACCCTCTGATTAACGGTTTCTCCTCTCCTTGTCAAGAAATTCAGCCAGATACCTGCCCTCTACTCTCCCCCTTTTGGTTCGGTTTCGTTCAGCGTGTTGAAAACAGGTTCTCGGGATTGACGACCGCCAGACTGATGCCGCCGAGAATGATCAGGGCGGCAATGACCAGGCGGATGGAGATTTCTTCGTTGAGGGTCAAGGTAGGGGTCAGGATTGACAATTTGACAATTGCGCTTTCACCCTCTCGAAATGCTCCGCCAAACCGGCATTTGTCGCAATCCGGATTTCCAGCCGGCGGGCCGCCTGACTCAGCCCCGCCAGCTCATGTCCCAGACAGTCTGCCAGACTTGTCAGAGTCATCCCTTCAGATTCACGCACCAGCAACGCCACCATGGCCCGAGCTTCGGCAAGCTTTCGATTCCGACTGCGATCTGCCAACTCCTCCGGGTTCAGGTCATAGGCGGAAGCCACTGTGCTCATGACCTCCTCGACAGACAATTTACGAAGCATTGTCTGCTCGGAACGTGCCATTGCCCTTTCGATAAAAGTATCGTCGCCCAGAACCCGACCCTCAAAGGAGCCCCGATGGAATTCCTTCCGATGTCCTTCGTGAAGGCCATCGCTAACGAATTGCCGATACCGTTCGATTGCTTTGTCCTCTTCCGTTGCCAACTGCCCCAATATCCATTCCGTGGTCAACCAGGGGAACGTCTGCCGGCCGAGATAGGCACCGTGGCTGGACCACGACCATTCGTCAGGGTAATTTGCCATGCCGGCCCGGACCGGATTGAGGTGAATATAGCGCACCAGCTCAAGCAGGTAGCTGTCGGCATCAACCAGCAATGCCTTGTAACGCCCCTGAAAAAGATGTCCGGTCGTCTTGCGTTTGCGGTTGAGGTACTGGGTATAGCGGAAGCTGATGTTCTGCATAAAGCGGGACAGAGGCACCTCACCTACCTGCAAGGCGAGATGCAAATGATTGGACATCAGACAAAAGGCGTGAATCCGAACACCGAACCGTTCGGTGCCTTGCTGGAGCAGAAGACAGAAGCGAGAGCGATCGGACGCATCAAAGAAAATGTCCTGCCCGGCATTGCCACGTAGCATGACGTGGTAGGTGGCGCCTGGGAAATGTATGCGAGGTTTTCTCGGCATGCCTGGCTGTTAAATCGTTTTACCCGTTTGTCAAGCCTGACCCCTTTGGCTCTTTGGCACCTCTCTCCATCATGGTTTCTTACGGATTTCGTCCGAGCGGGGAGGCTGCTCATCATCCCGGTCAGCCGGTCTCTGCCCACCGGTTTCCGCCTGCCGTTTCTTCAGCTGCTGCTTCCAGATTGCGGCTTTTTCCAGCGCATACTGCTGCATGTCTGCCACCTTGTCGGCTTCATCGACAATTTCCCGTCCCAGCAACGCTTCCAGCGCATCTTCCAGGGTCACTATGCCGGAATACTGAAGATAGGAATCATGCACCAGAAAGAGGTGTTCCTTGCGCCTGATAAACTGATCCATGAGTTGGTACACCGGCATATCTTTCGGAACCCGGTGAATGGGTGTCATGATCTCTTTCAGGGGCTGGTTTATCTTCCTGTCCTGAGACGCGGCCTTGAGAATCGTTCTGGCAAATACCAGTCCGGTAATATTGTCAGGCGTCTGTTCAAAAACGGGTATGCGCGAAAAGATGTAAAGGTCATCATACGCCAACGCGTTCTGGATTGTTTCAGCGCCATCCAGTGCAAAAACCACGCTGCGGGGCGTGAGAATGTCCTCGACCTTGACCTGCTTCAGCTGCAGCAGGTTTTCAATCAGCTGACTTTCCTCTTCGGCGAGAATCCCGTGTTCTTCGCTCATTTCCGCCATGGCGGCAATTTCTTCCCGGGTCGGGGCATTGTCGGCGGGTTTTTGGATGTGCTGGGTGATGAGATGAGAAACCCACAACAGCGGCAACAAAATGCGGGTTAGAAACTTGATGATATAAGCCGTAGGCTTGGCCAGCTGCCGCCAATAGGTCACACCTATGGTTTTGGGGATGATTTCCGAGAAATACAGGATCAGCAAAGTCAGGATGATCGCGATCAGGCTTTGCCACTGCACACCGAAAATCCGCACCGCTTCGGCACCGACCCCCGCAGCTCCCATGGTATGGGCAATAGTGTTCAAAATCAGGATGGACGATATGGAGGTGTCGATATCGCTTTTCAACTCCTCGAGGAGCACCTTCACCCGGGAGTTGTCATCCATTGATGCAATATAGGATGGTGTTATGGAAAGCAGCACTGCCTCGAGTACCGAGCACAGAAAAGACACGAACAGTGCCAGTGACAGGTAGAAAAAGAGTAAGCCCATAGAATTCGGCCGGTGTTCCGGTTGGCAGATTGAGTGTCCCCGCGCGACTATAGCTGCCCGATTTTGCCGGTCCGGTTGAAAAACCCCGACCGCCTGGGCGCTCTGCCCCGGCGTAAAACCAGGTACCCGGGAGGGGACTTGCTGATACAACGTCCCAACAACCGCCTATCACACAATTCTACATTAATAATCGCCCCTGAAAATCCACAATTCGCCCTCAGGCGACGATTGCTTGAAATTTGACACTCTGACCCGGAACGATCATGCGCCTCACAAGAGTCGCCAGAGCGCTTTCGC
This window of the Geothermobacter ehrlichii genome carries:
- a CDS encoding S1C family serine protease, encoding MLKYSQVNTIFNITTHEIRKVFTLVLSTIFLAAIPSIVLAQTAQEIARKAFSSTVLLVMEDSNGQPLSLGSGFFVRKGEIASNLHVVEGAARGYAKIIGQKTKYDIEGITAVDPERDLVVLKISGARAGVVTLGNSESVQVGEIVYAVGNPQGLEGTFSQGIVSSIREIGADKLLQITAPISPGSSGGPVLNGKGEVIGVSVATFKGGQNLNFAIPSNYLKSLLEKVGPAKPLGQAKPTKPQRSILSNLGGRGSEGVIGGQLTWTYETLQSGEYAISLRNKLRDNVRNIYCLVIFYDSQGYPIDVDVVHHRGVIPAGLAKRVTSRVDGSVQKLTTPVGSMSPRTKIEFRILDFEIVN
- a CDS encoding M48 family metallopeptidase; the encoded protein is MISRMWLFGLLLAVPLIGFLVAEGIQEHFNAELRSAFLKQLPGADPVIVANLTLDRLCEDNPSEFRDICSTNDNLNLMSGAAVSAGLVGLLLLLVIRVAGSLARGNRRLLLWLFKPGLYLTGLVLVGLVVVHAGVAMGAIYYGESTLIGRIHVGIIGAIALGALVGVIAIARNAFSLVRKAQTVVIGKALSQNEAPSLWRCVEGIADRLNALHPDNIVLGLDPNFFVTEAEVACLSGSYTGRTLYCSLPLMRILNLKEFEAIVGHELGHYKGLDTKFSQRFFPIYRGTTNAIVELQETGGDGTKAIALLPAIAVFSYFLESFSVAESRISRDRELAADKEGATASDGRSLASALVKVHAFSGFWEGLQYAAVEALKQGKAFINASKAYAEVIAGHAKADALKGLADTHLSHPTDSHPSLASRLGSLGISMDDVETDALNVSPTLAAIELVMQSERLEEEISDAYQVFLARQLGINLDSTAHSDEQGGN
- a CDS encoding DUF4019 domain-containing protein; its protein translation is MKFPIFTIFLFVPIFLLGTLFPAFASDSVERQAIQSATTFLHLVDNGDCADSWSVAATIFQKGISREDWIQRVAVVRKSLGPLQERSQLNAKYTNNLPGAPGGEYVVIFFKTKFQNKEEAIETVTVVLEGDG
- a CDS encoding transposase codes for the protein MPRKPRIHFPGATYHVMLRGNAGQDIFFDASDRSRFCLLLQQGTERFGVRIHAFCLMSNHLHLALQVGEVPLSRFMQNISFRYTQYLNRKRKTTGHLFQGRYKALLVDADSYLLELVRYIHLNPVRAGMANYPDEWSWSSHGAYLGRQTFPWLTTEWILGQLATEEDKAIERYRQFVSDGLHEGHRKEFHRGSFEGRVLGDDTFIERAMARSEQTMLRKLSVEEVMSTVASAYDLNPEELADRSRNRKLAEARAMVALLVRESEGMTLTSLADCLGHELAGLSQAARRLEIRIATNAGLAEHFERVKAQLSNCQS
- a CDS encoding CNNM domain-containing protein, which translates into the protein MGLLFFYLSLALFVSFLCSVLEAVLLSITPSYIASMDDNSRVKVLLEELKSDIDTSISSILILNTIAHTMGAAGVGAEAVRIFGVQWQSLIAIILTLLILYFSEIIPKTIGVTYWRQLAKPTAYIIKFLTRILLPLLWVSHLITQHIQKPADNAPTREEIAAMAEMSEEHGILAEEESQLIENLLQLKQVKVEDILTPRSVVFALDGAETIQNALAYDDLYIFSRIPVFEQTPDNITGLVFARTILKAASQDRKINQPLKEIMTPIHRVPKDMPVYQLMDQFIRRKEHLFLVHDSYLQYSGIVTLEDALEALLGREIVDEADKVADMQQYALEKAAIWKQQLKKRQAETGGQRPADRDDEQPPRSDEIRKKP